One segment of Anopheles stephensi strain Indian chromosome 3, UCI_ANSTEP_V1.0, whole genome shotgun sequence DNA contains the following:
- the LOC118514636 gene encoding caltractin-like isoform X2, giving the protein MTGTGTTGVTTGGGGGGAGGRKKSGPKFELSDEQRQDIKEAFDLFDSEGTGMIDTKELKVAIRALGFEPKKEEIKKMIAEIDKDGSGKISFDDFLQLMTVKMAEKDSKEEILKAFRLFDDDETGTISFKNLKRVAKELGENLTDEELQEMIDEADRDGDGEVNQEEFLRIMKKTSLY; this is encoded by the coding sequence ATGACCGGTACCGGAACGACGGGCGTTacaaccggtggtggtggtggtggtgctggtggacgCAAAAAATCCGGCCCCAAATTTGAACTGTCCGACGAACAGCGGCAGGACATCAAGGAAGCGTTCGATCTGTTCGATTCCGAGGGTACCGGTATGATCGACACGAAGGAACTGAAGGTAGCGATCCGTGCGCTCGGATTCGAACCGAAAAAGGAGGAGATCAAGAAGATGATTGCCGAAATCGATAAGGACGGTTCGGGAAAGATTTCGTTCGACGACTTTCTGCAGCTGATGACGGTGAAGATGGCGGAGAAGGATTCGAAGGAGGAGATACTGAAGGCGTTCCGGTTGTTTGACGATGACGAGACGGGTACGATCTCGTTCAAGAATCTGAAACGAGTCGCGAAAGAATTGGGCGAAAATCTGACGGACGAGGAGCTGCAGGAAATGATCGACGAGGCGGATCGGGATGGCGATGGGGAGGTTAATCAGGAAGAGTTTTTGCGTATTATGAAGAAAACTAGTCTGTACTAA
- the LOC118514636 gene encoding caltractin-like isoform X1 has product MASGSVSVSTGTKTTNKTGMTGTGTTGVTTGGGGGGAGGRKKSGPKFELSDEQRQDIKEAFDLFDSEGTGMIDTKELKVAIRALGFEPKKEEIKKMIAEIDKDGSGKISFDDFLQLMTVKMAEKDSKEEILKAFRLFDDDETGTISFKNLKRVAKELGENLTDEELQEMIDEADRDGDGEVNQEEFLRIMKKTSLY; this is encoded by the exons ATG GCGTCCGGATCCGTATCCGTTTCCACAGGaacaaaaaccaccaacaaaacgGGCATGACCGGTACCGGAACGACGGGCGTTacaaccggtggtggtggtggtggtgctggtggacgCAAAAAATCCGGCCCCAAATTTGAACTGTCCGACGAACAGCGGCAGGACATCAAGGAAGCGTTCGATCTGTTCGATTCCGAGGGTACCGGTATGATCGACACGAAGGAACTGAAGGTAGCGATCCGTGCGCTCGGATTCGAACCGAAAAAGGAGGAGATCAAGAAGATGATTGCCGAAATCGATAAGGACGGTTCGGGAAAGATTTCGTTCGACGACTTTCTGCAGCTGATGACGGTGAAGATGGCGGAGAAGGATTCGAAGGAGGAGATACTGAAGGCGTTCCGGTTGTTTGACGATGACGAGACGGGTACGATCTCGTTCAAGAATCTGAAACGAGTCGCGAAAGAATTGGGCGAAAATCTGACGGACGAGGAGCTGCAGGAAATGATCGACGAGGCGGATCGGGATGGCGATGGGGAGGTTAATCAGGAAGAGTTTTTGCGTATTATGAAGAAAACTAGTCTGTACTAA